The Etheostoma cragini isolate CJK2018 chromosome 15, CSU_Ecrag_1.0, whole genome shotgun sequence genome window below encodes:
- the cbx2 gene encoding chromobox protein homolog 2 yields MEELSAVGEQVFDAECILNKRLRKGKLEFLVKWRGWSSKHNSWEPQENILDPRLLAAFNKKEQEKELLLRKKGKRPRGRPRKILENVPEAPKSSSSSSASSSASSDSSSCSSSSSSSEDDDDDDDNDGHGKQAPPGVRTRDLHPVPQKKAQIVVAKQEPPKKRSRKPQSTEAKEFPQNKGPRKILKLCKDTDLPGAIKKPVHPASFTFMGFHRGSPRDTVGGLNSCPLTQVGAVKNSVSTVGSCRSVQPASLSLNKSSQSRNVAEGKRSISCMSSGTSLDLKAATSKSKGVAALNLNASKQLVQGTTQHTLSSPNGQKKPQVPVSTMQRIPNTTAVASLPSKNASSNEGAGPPPINLENKLVQSNGASGNGTTPASGLRNATNPARKTTVSQNQECNLPKSPATPGQLQARKGQPGADKAREAIEIQNPRVQARPDKSSVQKSSTEVQSQQERSASKDKKAKMNDMSTGEEESSSDSDQDPSYVEQDRSVAVQNQDWKPTRSLIEHVFVTDVTANLVTVTVKESPTSVGFFSIRNY; encoded by the exons ATGGAGGAGCTGAGCGCCGTGGGAGAGCAGGTTTTTGATGCGgaatgcattttaaacaaacgGCTGAGAAAG GGAAAGTTGGAGTTTCTCGTGAAGTGGAGGGGATGGTCTTCCAA ACACAACAGCTGGGAGCCCCAGGAAAACATCCTTGACCCAAGACTGTTGGCTGCATTCAACAAAAA agaGCAAGAAAAAGAGTTGCTACTGCGCAAGAAAGGAAAAAGGCCAAGGGGACGACCACGGAAAATCCTG GAAAATGTGCCTGAAGCTCCAAAGTCAAGCAGCTCTTCATCTGCGTCGTCATCAGCGTCCTCCGATTCCTCCTCAtgctcctcctcatcctcctcgtcagaggatgacgatgatgatgatgacaacgACGGCCACGGTAAACAGGCACCCCCGGGTGTCAGAACACGAGATCTTCACCCTGTTCCTCAGAAGAAAGCTCAGATTGTTGTTGCAAAACAAGAGCCCCCAAAGAAGCGAAGCAGGAAACCTCAGTCCACTGAAGCAAAGGAATTTCCACAGAACAAGGGCCCTCGCAAAATCCTGAAGTTGTGCAAAGATACTGATCTTCCAGGGGCAATCAAGAAGCCCGTTCACCCAGCGAGCTTCACCTTCATGGGTTTCCACCGGGGCTCGCCTCGGGATACAGTGGGTGGTCTAAATAGCTGCCCTCTGACCCAGGTCGGGGCTGTTAAAAACTCTGTGAGCACCGTGGGATCTTGCAGGTCAGTCCAGCCTGCCTCCCTCTCCCTGAACAAATCCAGCCAGAGCAGAAATGTTGCTGAGGGTAAACGGTCCATCTCCTGTATGAGCAGTGGGACAAGTCTGGATTTGAAAGCAGCTACTAGTAAATCAAAAGGGGTAGCCGCGTTGAATTTAAATGCATCCAAACAGCTCGTTCAAGGAACCACTCAGCATACACTAAGCTCCCCCAATGGACAAAAGAAACCCCAGGTCCCTGTGTCAACGATGCAACGGATACCCAATACTACAGCAGTGGCTTCCTTACCATCAAAAAATGCCTCCTCCAATGAAGGTGCTGGCCCTCCGCCAATCAACCTTGAGAACAAACTGGTGCAAAGCAACGGCGCTTCTGGAAATGGCACTACTCCAGCGTCAGGCCTGAGAAATGCAACAAACCCAGCAAGGAAAACCACTGTCTCCCAGAATCAGGAATGTAATTTGCCTAAGAGTCCAGCGACCCCTGGACAACTTCAGGCAAGAAAGGGCCAGCCTGGAGCAGACAAGGCCAGGGAGGCGATAGAAATCCAGAACCCTAGAGTCCAAGCCAGGCCGGACAAGAGCAGTGTGCAGAAATCCTCCACAGAGGTCCAGAGCCAGCAAGAGAGATCAGCCTCCAAAGACAAGAAAGCGAAAATGAATGACATGAGCACAGGCGAAGAGGAGAGCAGCTCAGACTCCGACCAGGATCCTTCCTACGTTGAACAGGATCGCTCTGTGGCGGTCCAGAACCAGGACTGGAAGCCCACACGTAGTCTGATAGAACATGTGTTTGTAACGGATGTCACTGCTAATCTAGTTACTGTCACAGTCAAGGAGTCGCCGACCAGTGTGGGCTTCTTCAGCATTCGCAACTACTGA